The following proteins are co-located in the Trichormus variabilis 0441 genome:
- a CDS encoding cytochrome P450, with the protein MKYQIKRPNPLKTHPFLQKLQWIADPVEYMEKASLQHRDMFTAEVIGFGDTVVFVSHPQGIQTIFANDRKKLVAVGEANRILYPLVGNNSMFLLEGVKHKQRRQLLMPSFHGERMREYGHLIRNITETLFSQLQQNVTFSALTAMREISMQVILQAVFGFYEGERCQQFKHLLPVFLSELFQSPLASSILFFPFLQKDLGNLTPWGRFVRQREKIDKLLYEEIAERRQEINSDRIDILSLLISSRDETGNSMSDQELRDELITLMISGHETTGTAMAWSLYWILQTPEVFQRLIQELDSLGDSPDPMSIFRLPYLTAVCNETLRINPVAMLTLPRVVKEPVELLGNRLESGTTVVGCIYLTHHREDLYPESKLFQPERFLKREFSQYEFMPFGGGVRGCIGQAIAMFEMKIVLATVLSRYQFALADGKPERPQRQGFTLTPANGVKMLITGKHQRQNYSTAASTTFTT; encoded by the coding sequence ATGAAGTATCAAATAAAGAGACCTAATCCGCTAAAAACTCACCCTTTTCTACAAAAACTCCAATGGATTGCTGACCCTGTAGAATACATGGAAAAAGCATCTCTGCAACATCGTGATATGTTTACAGCAGAGGTAATTGGTTTTGGCGACACTGTAGTGTTTGTTAGCCACCCTCAGGGAATTCAGACAATCTTTGCCAATGACAGAAAAAAGTTAGTAGCTGTTGGCGAAGCAAACAGAATTTTGTATCCTTTAGTGGGTAACAATTCTATGTTCCTACTAGAAGGAGTAAAACACAAGCAACGACGACAACTCCTTATGCCCTCCTTTCATGGGGAAAGAATGCGCGAGTATGGCCACTTAATCAGAAATATTACTGAAACCCTTTTTAGTCAGCTACAACAGAATGTTACTTTTTCTGCTCTCACAGCAATGCGAGAAATCTCGATGCAGGTTATTTTACAAGCTGTGTTTGGTTTTTATGAGGGAGAACGTTGTCAACAATTCAAACACTTATTACCAGTTTTTCTTTCTGAATTATTTCAGTCCCCATTGGCTTCTAGTATCCTCTTTTTTCCTTTCCTCCAAAAAGATTTAGGTAATTTGACTCCCTGGGGAAGATTTGTCCGCCAAAGAGAGAAAATTGATAAACTGCTTTATGAAGAAATTGCTGAACGCAGACAGGAAATAAATTCTGATCGTATTGATATTCTTTCCTTGCTCATATCGTCTAGAGATGAGACAGGTAATTCCATGTCAGATCAAGAGTTGCGGGATGAATTGATCACCTTGATGATTTCTGGACATGAAACTACAGGGACAGCTATGGCATGGTCTTTATATTGGATTCTGCAAACTCCAGAAGTATTTCAAAGGCTGATCCAAGAGTTAGATAGCCTCGGTGATTCTCCTGATCCTATGAGTATCTTTCGGTTGCCATATCTTACAGCTGTCTGTAACGAGACCTTGCGAATTAACCCTGTTGCCATGTTAACACTACCTAGAGTAGTGAAAGAACCAGTTGAGCTACTGGGAAATCGACTAGAGAGTGGTACAACAGTAGTTGGCTGCATTTATCTGACTCATCACCGAGAAGATTTATATCCCGAATCAAAGCTATTTCAACCAGAGCGGTTTCTCAAACGTGAATTTTCCCAGTATGAATTTATGCCATTTGGTGGTGGTGTACGTGGTTGTATTGGTCAGGCTATAGCTATGTTTGAAATGAAGATAGTATTAGCAACAGTCCTATCACGTTATCAATTTGCACTGGCAGATGGAAAACCAGAACGTCCTCAGCGTCAAGGTTTTACTCTTACACCTGCCAACGGAGTTAAGATGTTAATCACAGGAAAACATCAGCGTCAAAACTATTCAACTGCTGCCTCAACAACATTCACAACATAG
- a CDS encoding sugar kinase yields the protein MTNHSLFVGLVTLDLIYLAESAPKNNQKLVATDYTVAAGGPATNAAVTFSYLGNHAKVLGVVGSHPMTQLIRSDLTKYQVAIADLDPTINTPPPVSSIIVTQATGERAVISINAVKTQVSSDSIPPDILHNIDIVLIDGHQMTVGYVIAQMAKASRIPVVIDGGSWKPGFDQILPFVDYAICSANFYPPKCSSSGEVFAYLHNLGIPHIAITHGEKPIEYLSYGERGTVIVPKITAVDTLGAGDIFHGAFCHYILQESFTKALEYAAKIAADACRLFGTRRWMDVK from the coding sequence ATGACAAATCACTCTCTATTCGTGGGTTTGGTGACATTAGATTTAATTTACTTGGCTGAGTCTGCCCCTAAAAATAATCAAAAATTAGTGGCGACTGACTACACTGTAGCAGCAGGCGGCCCTGCCACTAACGCGGCTGTGACTTTTAGTTATCTGGGTAATCACGCCAAAGTTTTGGGTGTAGTTGGTTCCCATCCGATGACGCAACTAATTCGTAGTGATTTAACCAAATATCAAGTAGCGATCGCTGACCTTGATCCTACTATTAATACACCACCGCCTGTATCTTCAATTATTGTCACCCAAGCCACGGGGGAACGGGCTGTCATTTCGATCAATGCTGTCAAAACCCAAGTTAGTAGCGACTCTATCCCACCAGATATTTTACATAATATTGATATCGTGCTGATTGATGGGCATCAAATGACTGTGGGGTATGTCATCGCGCAAATGGCTAAAGCAAGTCGTATCCCTGTAGTAATTGATGGCGGTAGTTGGAAACCAGGATTTGATCAAATCCTCCCATTCGTTGATTACGCCATTTGTTCTGCTAACTTTTATCCCCCTAAATGTAGTTCTAGCGGAGAAGTTTTTGCTTATCTCCATAACTTAGGCATTCCCCACATTGCCATTACCCACGGCGAAAAGCCGATTGAATATCTAAGTTATGGTGAACGTGGTACTGTGATTGTACCGAAGATTACAGCAGTCGATACCCTGGGGGCTGGCGATATTTTTCACGGTGCTTTTTGCCACTATATCTTACAAGAAAGTTTTACTAAAGCACTAGAATATGCAGCCAAAATTGCGGCTGATGCTTGTAGACTCTTTGGTACACGCCGTTGGATGGATGTGAAATGA
- a CDS encoding terpene synthase family protein has protein sequence MEKFTFPNLYCPFPERKNPYSEFLQDYALQWVIRFKLIDSESLYQRFSKAKFYLLTAGAYPHCQLEELKIANDVISWLFIWDDQCDISDLGKKPELLKTWCNRFLEILNGAELTPDDLPLGFALRDIRNRIINRGGITFFHHFVRNFEDYFHGCIEEAHNRVNVSVPDVEAYIKIRSANAAAALCLNLIEFCDRVMIPYSLRNHETLKKLTQMTINILAWSNDIFSAPREIANGEVHNLVFVIHHHQKIPLEKAMLAAAAMHNHEVQKLVNLESKIASFSAETDAEITKYISGLHAWIRGNLDWYAHSGRYQITEKLELLAS, from the coding sequence ATGGAAAAATTTACTTTCCCAAATTTATACTGCCCATTTCCCGAAAGGAAAAATCCGTATTCTGAATTTCTACAAGACTATGCACTTCAATGGGTAATTCGCTTCAAACTAATTGATAGTGAATCGTTATATCAACGTTTCTCGAAAGCTAAATTTTATTTACTCACAGCAGGCGCTTATCCTCATTGTCAACTGGAAGAATTAAAAATTGCCAATGATGTAATAAGCTGGTTATTTATTTGGGACGATCAATGTGATATTTCAGACTTAGGAAAAAAACCGGAGTTACTGAAAACTTGGTGTAACAGATTCCTAGAAATACTAAATGGAGCAGAACTTACTCCCGATGATCTACCCCTGGGATTTGCATTAAGAGATATTAGAAATCGCATCATTAATAGAGGAGGCATAACATTTTTCCATCATTTTGTACGTAACTTCGAGGATTATTTTCACGGATGTATTGAAGAAGCTCATAACCGCGTCAATGTATCAGTTCCTGATGTTGAGGCTTATATCAAAATCCGTAGCGCAAACGCAGCAGCCGCTCTGTGTCTGAACTTAATTGAATTCTGTGACAGAGTAATGATTCCTTATTCTTTAAGAAATCATGAGACTCTCAAAAAACTAACTCAAATGACGATTAATATTCTTGCCTGGTCGAATGATATTTTCTCCGCTCCCAGAGAAATAGCTAACGGTGAGGTACATAATTTAGTTTTTGTCATACACCATCATCAAAAAATTCCTCTAGAAAAAGCCATGTTAGCGGCTGCTGCAATGCACAATCACGAGGTTCAGAAACTTGTAAATTTAGAATCAAAAATTGCATCTTTTAGTGCAGAAACTGATGCAGAGATTACAAAGTATATATCTGGATTACACGCATGGATACGTGGAAATCTAGATTGGTATGCTCATTCAGGGCGCTATCAAATAACAGAGAAATTAGAATTACTTGCTTCTTGA
- a CDS encoding RNA recognition motif domain-containing protein, producing the protein MSIYIGNLSYQVTEEDLKLAFAEYGKVSRVQLPTDRETGRPRGFAFVEMETEAQETAAIEALDGAEWMGRDLKVNKAKPREERSSPRGGGGSWGNNNRGGGGGGNRRSY; encoded by the coding sequence ATGTCAATTTACATCGGTAACTTATCCTACCAAGTTACAGAGGAAGACCTGAAGCTGGCCTTCGCAGAGTACGGAAAAGTTAGCCGCGTTCAATTACCAACCGACCGTGAAACTGGCCGTCCTCGTGGGTTTGCTTTTGTAGAAATGGAAACAGAAGCTCAAGAAACCGCAGCCATTGAAGCACTGGATGGTGCTGAATGGATGGGACGTGATTTAAAAGTTAACAAAGCTAAACCCCGTGAAGAAAGAAGTTCTCCTCGTGGTGGCGGCGGTAGTTGGGGCAATAATAACCGTGGTGGTGGCGGCGGTGGTAATCGCCGTAGTTACTAA
- a CDS encoding 3'(2'),5'-bisphosphate nucleotidase CysQ family protein: MKDLQEILAIARAVGWGAAEILQSYYHGTATDSNLNVQYKQNEPVTIADITVSQYILQKLQAALGQEDFAYVSEETYKSELSEDTKTKTDWVWIIDPLDGTRGFIEKTGDYAVHIALVKEHRPVLAVVAIPEAEKLYFAIKDSGTFVETRNNSNVLQLSLNNTTKSLEDLKIVVSRSHRNQKLNYLLEKLPCQQQKSVGSVGCKIATILEQQADLYISLSGTSAPKDWDIAAPELILTEAGGQFTHFDGSPLQYNTGDINQWGGLLASNGHYHTELCQKIAKILVQFDEM, translated from the coding sequence ATGAAAGACTTACAAGAGATATTAGCGATCGCCCGTGCTGTGGGTTGGGGTGCTGCCGAAATATTACAATCCTATTATCACGGCACAGCCACAGACTCAAATCTCAACGTGCAGTATAAGCAGAATGAGCCTGTCACCATTGCCGATATCACCGTCAGTCAATATATTTTACAAAAGCTACAGGCTGCTTTAGGACAGGAAGATTTTGCCTACGTCAGTGAAGAAACCTATAAATCAGAATTATCTGAAGATACAAAAACTAAAACTGACTGGGTGTGGATTATTGACCCCTTAGATGGAACCCGTGGTTTTATTGAAAAAACAGGTGATTACGCAGTCCATATTGCTTTAGTCAAAGAACATCGACCAGTTTTAGCGGTGGTAGCAATACCGGAAGCAGAAAAATTATATTTCGCTATCAAAGATAGTGGTACATTTGTGGAAACACGCAACAATTCCAACGTTTTACAACTATCACTCAACAACACAACCAAGTCATTAGAGGATCTCAAGATAGTTGTCAGCCGTTCTCACCGCAATCAAAAGTTAAACTACCTACTAGAAAAATTACCCTGTCAGCAGCAAAAATCTGTGGGTAGCGTAGGTTGTAAGATAGCCACTATTTTAGAACAGCAAGCAGACCTTTACATTTCCCTGTCTGGCACATCTGCTCCCAAAGACTGGGACATAGCCGCACCAGAGTTAATTCTGACCGAAGCTGGAGGTCAGTTTACTCATTTTGACGGCTCGCCTTTACAGTACAACACCGGAGATATCAATCAATGGGGTGGTTTACTGGCTAGTAACGGCCATTATCATACAGAACTTTGCCAGAAAATAGCAAAAATATTGGTGCAGTTCGACGAGATGTAA
- a CDS encoding trifunctional serine/threonine-protein kinase/ATP-binding protein/sensor histidine kinase, with product MIVLSDPIFPLSGYRITEQLYFGSKTIVYRGLRKQDQKPVVIKLMRNEYPTFQEIAQFRNQYTITKDLDIPGIVKPLSLETYRNSYALVMEDFGGLSLKDWGQISKDSNEYGTVLKRFFHIAIAIASTLESLHRSRIIHKDIKPANILINPTTLEIRVTDFSIATLLPREVQVLTNHNVLEGTLAYLSPEQTGRMNRGIDYRSDFYSLGVTFFELLTGQLPFMTIEPMELVYCHIAKQPPKASDINPKIPTILSDIVSKLMAKNAEDRYQSAYGLAYDLEICHKQWQETGNITSFELATKDVSDRFLIPEKLYGRQHEVATLLAAFERATQGTTEMILVTGFSGIGKTAVVNEVHKPIVRQQSYFIKGKFDQFQRDIPLSGLVQAFRDLIGQILLETDAQIQRWRSKILSALGEQAQVIIDVIPELAEVIGQQSEVSELSGSSAQNRFNLLFQRFIQVFSSKHHPLVIFLDDLQWADTASLKFIQLLMNQTNLLNKNPAAPPVETKENLWIPVFNGEPWTGSELQRNNEEEHSLFLIGAYRDNEVSQAHPLSLTIKEIEKVRGNITRISLSPLNQTNLNALISDTLRCQEEITIPLSQMVFVKTQGNPFFATQFIKSLHQDGVIKFNFDVAYWQYDIAKIQELSLTDDVVEFMGQQIEKLPTTTQNILKLAACIGNEFDLKTLAIAHEKSVSGTASDLWAALHEGIILPQTELYKFFQEDNNSVAIFGNKKPYKSRINHCRQVPTYKFIHDRVQQAAYSLIPEQLRKQIHLKIGLLLLDKIPVAEREDKVFQLVNQLNVAVELITHQSKRDELAQMNLIAGRKALASTAYTAAIKYLTTGIELLAGDSWENQYQLTLALYETAAEAAYLAGNFERMESLIQVVLLQAKTLLEQVKIYEIKIQAYGAQNQAIEAVNTALTFLKLLGVEFPENPSQSDFQLAMAGITTNLNGKLIENLINLPEMRDKKSLAAIQILSSASGLVYQAVPQLFPLIVLKQVELSLKDGNAHLSAYAYVLYGLMLCGIIGDIESGYQFGKLALRLTDKFNSEELKAKITEIFYATISHWKEHTKEILSPLLEGYSAALQTGDLEFASYCLYTHSYASYFIGTELTGLASEMASYSHAISQIKQERVFNWHAIYRQTVLNLIQANENPCDLIGEAYNEKIMRHVHQISNDGTGLVYLHFNKLFLCYVFGEFKQAIKNSYIAENYLESGVGNHVFSLFYFYDSLARLAVYNNLIESEKKEVLDKVQANQNKIQHWVKYAPMNYLHKFYLVEAEQYRVKEKYLEAIDYYDRSIYLAKENEYINEEALANELAARFYLQWGKEKIAQTYLTDAYYGYSRWGAKAKVDDLAKHYPQLLAPILQQEKLTLQASDRITSATYQSIPDRSIQQTVIGSKTSISDSLDLASVIKASQALSGEIELEQLLSTLMQVVMENAGASKSALILTASDTSELVVTTVSHSTNSASVFTSFPANILDSSFELPVSLIKYVKRNGEIFVIDNAKTVDFLASDRYILREQPKSLLCIPIINQGKLLGILYLENNLTTGAFTRDRVEVLKLLTTQAAISIENAMLYKNLAQANQNLEDYNHRLEEKVEARTQELNDKNHCLQQTLQELQRTQTQLIQSEKMSSLGQMIAGIAHEINNPINFIHGNIAHASEYVQDLLNLVTIYQRECPNYSDILAEEYAQIDIDFLAEDLPKILNSMRVGSSRIRNIVLSLRNFSRLDESDMKPVDIHEGIDNTLMILHHRLKENSERPEITLIKEYAQLPLVNCYAGQLNQVFMNIISNAIDALEESVVSRQLSIGKTNDMDNMTTAHPTIRICTELLGSTTLRIRIADNGFGMTEAVQQKIFDPFYTTKPVGSGTGLGLSISYQVVVEKHKGQLTCYSALGQGTEFVIEIPI from the coding sequence ATGATAGTATTGTCCGATCCAATATTTCCCCTTTCTGGATATCGCATTACAGAACAACTTTATTTTGGTAGCAAAACCATAGTTTATCGAGGTCTTAGAAAACAAGACCAGAAACCCGTAGTCATCAAATTGATGCGGAATGAGTACCCAACTTTCCAAGAAATTGCTCAGTTTCGTAACCAGTATACAATCACCAAAGATTTGGACATTCCAGGGATTGTGAAACCCCTGAGCTTAGAGACTTATCGTAACAGCTATGCTCTAGTGATGGAGGACTTTGGCGGCCTATCACTTAAGGACTGGGGGCAAATTAGCAAAGATAGTAACGAATATGGCACAGTTCTCAAAAGATTTTTTCACATTGCTATAGCGATCGCATCTACTTTAGAAAGTCTACATCGTAGTCGCATTATTCATAAAGATATCAAACCTGCCAACATCCTGATTAACCCTACTACACTGGAAATCAGGGTTACTGACTTTAGTATCGCTACTCTCCTACCAAGAGAAGTCCAAGTTCTCACAAATCACAATGTTTTAGAAGGGACGCTAGCTTATTTATCTCCTGAACAAACAGGTAGGATGAACAGGGGAATCGATTACCGCAGTGATTTCTATTCTTTGGGTGTCACTTTTTTTGAACTCCTAACCGGACAGTTACCCTTCATGACTATTGAGCCGATGGAGTTAGTCTACTGCCACATTGCCAAGCAACCACCAAAAGCAAGCGACATCAACCCTAAGATTCCCACAATTTTGTCTGATATTGTCAGCAAGCTGATGGCGAAAAATGCCGAAGACCGTTATCAGAGTGCTTACGGACTCGCATACGACTTAGAAATTTGCCATAAACAGTGGCAGGAAACAGGTAACATCACATCCTTTGAGTTAGCAACGAAGGATGTCTCAGATCGTTTTCTCATTCCCGAAAAGCTGTATGGTCGTCAACATGAAGTGGCAACTTTACTTGCTGCCTTTGAGCGGGCAACACAAGGAACGACAGAAATGATCTTAGTTACTGGATTCTCTGGCATCGGTAAAACTGCTGTAGTTAACGAAGTCCATAAGCCCATTGTTCGACAACAAAGTTACTTTATTAAAGGAAAATTTGATCAGTTTCAACGAGATATTCCTTTATCGGGCTTAGTACAAGCTTTTAGAGATTTAATTGGGCAAATACTTTTAGAAACTGATGCTCAAATTCAACGTTGGCGAAGCAAAATTCTATCGGCGTTAGGTGAACAAGCTCAAGTAATTATTGATGTAATTCCTGAACTTGCAGAAGTCATTGGTCAGCAGTCAGAGGTCAGCGAACTTTCGGGTAGTTCTGCTCAAAATCGATTTAATTTGTTATTTCAACGATTTATCCAAGTATTTAGTAGTAAACACCATCCTCTAGTTATTTTTCTGGATGATTTGCAATGGGCAGATACGGCTTCTTTAAAATTCATCCAGTTATTGATGAATCAAACAAATTTACTGAATAAAAATCCTGCCGCGCCTCCTGTGGAAACCAAAGAGAATCTCTGGATTCCTGTTTTTAATGGAGAACCTTGGACGGGTTCTGAGTTACAGAGAAATAATGAAGAAGAGCATAGCTTATTTCTCATTGGTGCATACCGTGATAATGAAGTCTCTCAAGCACATCCACTATCTTTGACAATCAAAGAGATTGAAAAAGTGCGGGGTAATATTACACGTATTTCCTTATCACCTTTAAATCAAACTAATTTAAACGCTTTAATTTCTGATACGCTACGTTGCCAAGAGGAAATAACTATTCCTCTCAGCCAAATGGTGTTTGTAAAAACACAAGGTAATCCTTTTTTTGCTACTCAATTTATTAAATCTTTACATCAAGATGGCGTAATTAAGTTTAATTTTGATGTTGCCTATTGGCAATATGATATTGCTAAAATTCAAGAATTATCTCTGACAGACGATGTCGTAGAATTCATGGGTCAGCAAATCGAAAAGTTGCCCACAACGACACAAAACATATTAAAATTAGCAGCCTGTATTGGTAATGAGTTTGATTTGAAAACTCTGGCGATTGCTCATGAGAAATCAGTGTCAGGTACAGCATCTGACTTATGGGCAGCATTACATGAGGGCATAATTCTACCTCAGACAGAGCTTTATAAATTCTTCCAAGAAGATAATAATTCAGTAGCGATTTTTGGGAATAAGAAACCTTATAAATCACGAATAAATCATTGCCGCCAAGTTCCCACATACAAGTTTATTCATGACAGGGTACAACAAGCCGCTTATTCTTTAATCCCGGAGCAACTGAGAAAACAAATTCACTTAAAAATTGGATTGTTGCTTTTAGATAAAATCCCCGTCGCTGAAAGAGAAGACAAAGTTTTTCAACTGGTAAATCAGTTAAATGTTGCAGTGGAGTTAATCACGCATCAAAGCAAGCGTGATGAATTAGCCCAGATGAATCTAATTGCTGGACGTAAAGCTTTAGCATCAACAGCTTATACAGCAGCAATTAAATATTTAACGACGGGAATTGAACTACTGGCAGGCGATAGCTGGGAGAATCAATATCAACTCACTTTAGCTTTGTATGAAACAGCAGCAGAAGCAGCCTACCTAGCTGGCAATTTTGAGCGAATGGAATCTTTGATTCAAGTAGTCTTATTACAAGCTAAAACACTGCTTGAACAAGTAAAAATTTATGAAATAAAAATTCAGGCTTATGGAGCGCAGAATCAAGCGATTGAAGCTGTCAATACTGCATTGACATTTTTAAAATTATTAGGAGTAGAGTTTCCAGAAAATCCCAGCCAGTCAGATTTTCAATTAGCAATGGCAGGGATTACAACAAATCTCAATGGAAAGCTAATTGAAAATTTAATTAATCTCCCAGAAATGAGAGATAAAAAATCACTAGCCGCAATCCAAATATTATCTAGTGCATCTGGTTTAGTATATCAAGCTGTTCCTCAACTGTTTCCACTGATTGTTTTAAAACAAGTTGAACTATCTCTTAAAGATGGAAATGCTCATTTATCAGCTTATGCTTATGTTCTTTATGGATTAATGCTTTGTGGCATTATAGGGGATATAGAATCTGGTTATCAATTTGGCAAACTGGCATTACGACTAACAGATAAATTCAATTCTGAAGAATTGAAAGCTAAAATAACAGAAATTTTCTACGCTACTATCAGCCATTGGAAAGAGCATACCAAAGAAATACTATCTCCTTTATTAGAAGGTTACTCTGCTGCATTACAAACGGGAGATTTGGAATTTGCCAGCTATTGTCTCTATACCCATTCTTATGCTTCCTATTTTATAGGAACAGAACTAACAGGATTAGCATCTGAAATGGCAAGTTATAGTCATGCAATATCACAAATTAAGCAAGAAAGGGTATTTAATTGGCACGCTATTTATAGGCAAACAGTTTTGAATTTAATACAAGCCAATGAAAATCCCTGTGATTTAATTGGTGAGGCATATAATGAGAAAATTATGCGTCATGTTCACCAGATATCCAATGATGGAACTGGTCTTGTATATTTACATTTTAATAAACTATTTTTATGCTATGTATTTGGTGAATTTAAGCAAGCGATTAAAAATTCTTACATAGCAGAAAATTATTTAGAAAGTGGAGTCGGAAATCATGTTTTTTCTCTTTTCTATTTTTATGATTCACTAGCAAGATTAGCCGTATACAATAATCTAATAGAAAGTGAAAAAAAGGAAGTATTAGATAAGGTACAAGCTAATCAAAATAAAATACAACATTGGGTGAAATATGCCCCCATGAATTATCTGCATAAATTTTATTTAGTAGAAGCTGAGCAATATCGTGTAAAAGAGAAGTATCTTGAAGCAATAGATTATTATGATCGCTCTATATACCTTGCCAAAGAAAATGAATACATTAATGAAGAAGCTTTAGCTAATGAACTTGCTGCCAGATTCTATCTTCAATGGGGCAAAGAAAAAATAGCCCAGACTTATCTCACTGATGCCTACTATGGCTACAGTCGTTGGGGAGCAAAAGCAAAAGTTGATGATTTAGCAAAACATTATCCCCAATTACTTGCGCCCATACTCCAACAAGAAAAATTGACCTTGCAAGCCAGTGATAGAATTACGTCTGCTACTTATCAATCTATACCAGATAGGAGTATCCAGCAGACAGTAATTGGTTCTAAAACCAGTATTTCTGACTCTTTAGATTTAGCATCTGTCATTAAAGCTTCTCAAGCTCTCTCCGGGGAAATTGAGTTGGAACAATTACTTTCCACCTTGATGCAGGTTGTCATGGAGAATGCCGGCGCTTCTAAATCAGCGTTGATTTTGACTGCATCAGATACTTCAGAATTAGTAGTTACTACAGTGAGTCACAGTACCAATTCTGCTTCTGTCTTCACATCGTTTCCTGCAAACATTTTAGATTCTAGTTTCGAGCTTCCTGTGAGCTTGATTAAGTATGTCAAACGTAATGGAGAAATCTTTGTTATCGATAATGCCAAGACTGTTGATTTCTTAGCTAGCGATCGCTACATTCTTCGTGAGCAACCCAAGAGTCTATTATGTATACCTATTATCAATCAGGGTAAATTATTAGGCATTCTTTATCTAGAGAATAATCTGACAACAGGAGCATTTACACGGGATCGCGTAGAGGTTCTGAAACTACTCACGACTCAAGCAGCAATCTCCATAGAGAATGCTATGCTTTACAAAAATTTAGCACAAGCTAATCAAAACCTAGAAGATTACAACCATCGATTAGAAGAAAAAGTAGAAGCTAGAACACAGGAACTCAATGATAAAAATCACTGCTTACAGCAAACTCTCCAAGAATTACAACGCACACAAACTCAATTAATTCAAAGTGAGAAAATGTCCTCTTTAGGGCAAATGATAGCGGGTATTGCCCATGAAATTAATAACCCCATTAATTTTATTCACGGCAATATTGCCCATGCTAGTGAGTATGTACAAGACTTACTCAATTTAGTTACTATCTATCAAAGAGAATGCCCTAATTATTCTGATATTCTTGCAGAGGAATATGCACAAATTGATATAGATTTCTTAGCAGAAGATTTGCCAAAAATTCTTAACTCTATGAGAGTTGGAAGTTCGCGCATTCGTAACATCGTTCTGAGTTTACGTAATTTCTCTCGGTTAGATGAATCAGACATGAAGCCTGTAGATATTCATGAAGGCATTGATAACACCTTGATGATTTTGCATCACAGACTTAAAGAGAATAGCGAACGCCCTGAAATTACACTTATCAAAGAATATGCACAATTACCACTTGTGAATTGTTACGCTGGTCAACTCAACCAAGTATTTATGAATATTATCAGTAATGCGATCGATGCTTTAGAGGAATCAGTCGTCAGTCGTCAGTTGTCAATTGGTAAAACAAATGACATGGACAACATGACAACTGCTCATCCTACTATTCGTATTTGCACGGAACTACTAGGTTCAACTACCTTACGAATTCGCATTGCTGATAATGGTTTTGGGATGACTGAAGCAGTGCAGCAGAAAATCTTTGATCCCTTTTACACCACTAAGCCAGTAGGCAGTGGTACAGGGCTAGGATTATCTATTAGTTATCAAGTAGTCGTGGAAAAACACAAGGGTCAGTTAACCTGTTATTCAGCCTTAGGGCAGGGTACTGAATTTGTTATTGAGATTCCTATCTAA